taactcagagttgttaaaatcttatctagctctgatttaaaggaacccagggttttagcttgtgctacactaacaggaagactattccatactctaactacacgctgtgtaaagaagtgcttcctcaaattcgttttaaaatgttctcccgctaattcccACCTATGaccacaagttctagtatttaaactaatactgaaatagccatttggctgaacagcatccagacctgttagaatcttatatacctggatcatgtcctccCCTTAGTcttctttgcttgaggctaatcagattcagctcagctaacctctcctcataagacattcctctaagaccaggaatcattctcatcgccctacgttgcaccctttccaaggcagcaatgtccttcttaaggtatggtgaccaaacctgcacacaatattctaggtggggtcttaccaagtaattatataatcgtaacatcacttcctttgacttaaactccatacagctagagatgtaacccaacattctatttgccttttttattgcttccccacactggcgagagtgggacataggAGCATCAACATATACactaaggtctttctcataatcagctatctTCATTTCAATGGAACTCATAAAATATtggtactttatatttctgctccttgcatggattaccttatctatttatctatgctaaatttcatctgccaggtatcagcccagtcgctaattaaatccagatctcgTTGTatcctctctgctgctagatcagtatctcctacaccacccaccttggtgtcgtctgcaaatttaaccagtttactgtatgaattggtgtcaatatcattaatgtaaattaggaacaataatggTCCTAAAACTGAACcttgcggtaccccactatgaacgcaggcccactgtgatatTGTCCACTGAATATGAATAGCTCTGCCTTATACTATACCTACAtacactgcctggccaaaaaaagtCACCGCTTGAATTTAAATCTGCAGGTACTTAAAATCCAATGATAGCATCTTTATTAAAGCTTAGCAGTGTTATGCACCAGCTGAacacctgaatctactgaatggcCAGGTTATCCCATCAGTGGATTTTTTCTTGCCTAAATGTTTGGCCATTTTCCGGGATgataatgccaagattcataGGACTCAAACTGCTAAATAGTGGTTTATGGAGCGCAAGGAATCATTTTCTCACATGAATCGGGCAACACAATTTTGACCTAAACCCCACTGAAAGTCTTTCAGATGTGCTGAAGAAGTCTTTACTCAGTGGTTCAACTCACCTATCACCAGTACAAGATCTTGATGTGAAATCAATGCAGATCTGGGTGAAAAAAAGATGTTGAGATGCTGCATAAGCACATGGAAACGATGCATTAACGAATGTGCACCACAATCAAAGGTAAAGGCGGCCCAACAAAATATTAAACTGTGTGACTTTTTGGCCAGGCAGTATATATACATTTCCATGGCAGGGGCACCCAAGGAAAGCCCCTGTCACATCCTTGCACCCTTGCTGGCCATCCCATATCCTCAGTCACTCACACCTGTCCCTCATGTAGCCCTTGATGATTGTGGTGACTACCCTCACCTGTATCTGCTTATCCTTAGCCCATTGTGGTAATGTCTTGCACCTGTCTGTAGTCAGTGTCAACTACAGTCAGTCTTGATTAATGGCATTCTAATTGAATGTTAATGGCACCAGTGTTTCATGCTAAAATAAAACGATTCTCACAGACGTGCTAGAGGATATTAGCATTTAGTAAATCACGATGCACACGTTGTGAGCAGGAAATAAGCCTCTCTTTAGCTAGTCTCGTCGCTGTACAACTTGgttctttcatgccagtggaaaagtggCAATATACTCCCTCGGAAGATGGCTgggctgccagtggtggggcctccTCCTGCCCACCGGGACGCTGGGGCTCCTCCCCAGGAACGTCCACCTGCATCCTGCCTTGATGTAGAGCAGCTGTGCATAAATCCCAAGCTCAGGGTAGAATTACTTCAACTGGGCCCCCATGACATGCACCCCCTCTTACCTGGGCCCTCGGCTGCCCCTCCCTAGTGGGCCTGTTTCCTCCCCTTTTCCTggcatttttttgttgttaatgAAGCATTTTGTACATGAGCTTTTCTCTCCATTCTGCCTCTGACCTTTAACTACATGTACATAGTGAGAATGAATGAGAATATACAGCTCAAAGAAGGATCATTGAGGCCACAGACAAAAGACACTTGGATTGTAAACGAGAGGGAAACTGGACATGAAGGTTTAAGTGCCTTTAAGTGGAACTATAGTGCTTAACAGTGCATATCTGCAATAAAGCACCAGGAAAGCGACATCCAGTCAGTGACTGAAAATGactcattaatgaattaatgagTCGGCAGGTGAGTGAGGCAGCGGCAGAGAAAGAGAAGGTCTGCCGTTAACAAACAATCTAACATTACCCCACGTTTGGCTCTGAAACGTTTATAGTCATAGGCtgcaccccccagccccccggcGATACCTCCCCCACCTCACTAAGCGTGTGGAGAGTTAAAGCAGGAGGATATGATGAAGGTGTCCCTGATATTTTTTGGCCTGTATATTTTTAACATGTAACGCTAGTATGTTCTGACTAATGTGTTAGCTGGAGCACCAGATGTTATGGAGTGTATATAAAGGGACTCTGCTGAGTAACACCCTGATTTCTGCCATTACCTTCTCTCAGGACATGCAGTCTAGCCATTACTCATTAATGTCCCTGACAGGAAATCTCCCCATTTCCATAAAGAAATGTACTAAGCTGAATCAATACAGATGTACAGTATATTAGATTCTTTACATTCACAGTCATAAAAAGTGCATACAGATAAAACAGTGAGTGTCACAGAGAATAAAAATCACCAAAACACATACAGTGCAGCAGACACATTCAGACTTTGTTGTCCCTAAAATCTCTTTAAAGTTTATGATGCCATCAGTAAAATACTGATGTTTAAGACCAAATCAAGGGCATTTGGTATTACAGAAGCAATGTATCTAGGCCTGTACTTCAGGAAAGTTCTTAAATGGTGGGAATGGAGGCCCATTTGACTATAAACATTTAAGAGCCGAACGTGGGGTAATGCAgctgtcagcactgttgcctcacacctctgggaccagggtttgagtctctgccacgGCTCCATGTGTGGATTTTGCATCTTCTTCCTgagttgttgtggggtttcctctaggtactctGCTTGTGATGCCCCTATTGcctttggcaccccatcctgcatgttccttgccttgtgcccataagcTCTGGGCCTCCTACAACCCTTAGCTGGACAGACTGTTGCAGGAAATGGATGACTGGCCAAAGACAGAAAATACCGCAATCTTCTAGACAATCAGCTGTAGAAGTGGCGTGGTGACCTTGTTAGGGCAAAAGGTCGGAGGAAGTCTGAGAAGCAAGAAGATGCTGTTCTTCTGAAAGCCAACATCAAGATCTTAAAGTGTTCACAGACTCCATCCAATCACAAGCCTATTGAGGCATCTGTATCTGTACAAGTTGTGCAATGGTAATAAAAGATAGGTGACTAAGTATATGAAAAAAAtgtctaaataaaaaaaaaacctcttctCATGCTTCTACTAGATTAACATTTTTGCAGTTCATGCTTTTTGTCCATTCATGCTGCAGAAATTGCATATcaacatccctccatccattttccaaaccgcttatcctactgggtcgcggggggttcggagcctatcccggaagtaatgggcacgaggcggggaacaacccaggatggggggggccaggccatcgcagggcacactcacacaccatccactcacacatgcacacctacgggcaatttatcaagtccaattagcctcagcatgtttttggactgtggggcaaaaccggagtacccagaggaaaccccacgacgacatggggagaacatgcaaactccgcacacatgtgacccagatgcCCCCGCATATCaccatatataaatattttcatgAAATAGTTCTGCATGTCTGCTTCCCATTAGCAGTCACAGTAGAGGCTTGATTTAGAGACAATTTAAAATGCTGCCAGACAGTTTTTGTGGAACGCTAGCTGCACCTTATGTTTcgtattttgtgtttgtttaattttcaagtgtttacaaaaaaatgcaattaCTGACTACTTAGGGTGACACACCAGCTATTTAATGCAAACAGCCTCCTCCTCCAAGCAGTGCATAAAACACTGGGTAAATGTGCTTAAATTGAATAAATAAGCCAAGTTGTTTGAGGGGAGATGAATAAAACAGAAACCATTTAAACAAACCGAAAAGGTGAATTttgtaggttcaaatcccaccgccACTCTTTGTTCTGCATGTATGTtccctatgatggactgacatcccattcagggtatGCCTCAGCCTCGTGGCCTGTAGTCAGGTCTCTGGGTCCCCGACCAGGAAAAGCGGATTAaaatgggatggatggatggatggatggatggatggatggatggatggatggatggatggatgggaaggTGACTACAGAAGCATGatatctttgtaaaattatcgaTGACATTCTTTCTCATTTGTGAACTAATAGTTCAAGAgggcccccatgacccagttgaAGTATTAGACCCATTACCTGTTATCTGTATAATAGTGGATGAAACTAACGTTGGTATTTACTTATAACGGGACTAGACTATAGCTATAATGATTGGctgccttttgtttttttttgttgatttaGTAAAAGTGGTGAGTAACATTCATAACAATTACATTTCTACAAAAGAAATAATCAGTCCtactttattaataattatgaGATATTAAATACATAATTAAACAGAGAGCTTGGCCCTGGATGATAAATCCCATAATTACATGTAAAGAAAAACATTACATCTTTGTAAAAAATATTGATGACAGTGGCAATATTGCTTTTCATTTGCAAACACTGCTATTTGAAACCTGCTAAagtatttgtttttttccacttcaataaacagaagattatcttcAAAACAGTGGGTGGACCTAACCTACACTTATAAAGGCTCTCGTGTCATGGAACATTATCAGAAAGAGTGGAACTGAGGTAAACTGTATTTTACAATTACTCATACAGAGCATTTATGAAAATCTGTGTGCGGGATGTATAGCACAAGAAAGGGTGATGATGCTGAAACATGCACTCATATCTTAACAGCTGATTGAATGTGGTTGCTTGTTTGTCTTTTATTTCAGGTCCAACAGAGAACCACCATTGAAAAGTATGAAGCTTGTGGTTTTTCTCACCCTGCTGTGTCTGCTGGTGGTCAATGCTCAAGGTGAATCACAGAGCATGTATCACATAGATAATTATCCGTAAAATCATAGATATGTTAGGAATGTAGTACAGTTATTCACCAGGTGTCCTGCAagctatatttttatttattgagaTTCTTCTTTAATTTCATAGTACTGTTTCATGGTTGTAGGGTTGTAGAGAAGCATAAAAGATCTAAATTTTACTTCTTTATCAGTCAACTGGTCCTTCTCTGCATCACTGCCCCCATCTCTCCTTCCAGACCTCCAAGACCGCCAGTTTCAACCATGTAAGAACAGAAACTACTGGAGTTGGTACAAAGTTGGCAGCTACTGCGTGAAGTTCTTCAACGAGCATCTGGACTTCAATACAGCTCGAGTTTGTGCTTCTTTTATCCTTCTGTAGCCCTGAATGTTTGATACAAAGTCTGATCAGGGATAGACGTGTTTATACGTTCATAAACATCCCAATGAGGCATAAAAAATAAGTAGAAATGATATGGAATAAAGATATGGAAAAAACTGAAGAAGTAATATAAAGGTTAATACAATTCTTTGGGAAAGTGATTAGTTGGGTTCAAGTTTGTCAAAGAACTTTTCAGGATGCTCAGTAATGAGCATACATTCATCTCTGAAATCTTGAGTCCCTTGTTCATACTGTTACTGACTAATTACTCCTTTCTTCTCTGCAATTTAGAAGAGATGCCAGGCGACAAACACACGTGGTGAGCTTCTGAGTGTCCACAGCCCAAATTCCAACAATCTGGTGATCCGTTTGTCTCACAATGGATACTATTCTTATTCCTGGCTTGGCGGATTCCTACAGGCAAGTGAGAACAAAGTCCTTGATGAGATTCTCTTAATTTGGGATTGTGAACAAAAGCAGGGAACAGAGACTTTATGTAGAGGACGGGTTTTATAGCATGCATGAGAGAAAATGAAAAAAGGGAAAGTGAATCATGCATGTTATTTCCTTTACTAACCTTCATCACGTTCTTTCTTAGGGGGCAAGCTGGGTTTGGACGGATGGCACTCAGTTCGATTACAGTAATATGGCGCGTGGTCCGGATAGAAGTGGCCTGCAGTGTATTGCTATTAAAGGTGATGAAACAAATTtaaagttaaaaatgcaaacTTTCTCAAGCCTTTTTTGAAGCTATTGCTCACACCTGACCACATCTGTTTGCTTCTAATTTTCAGGAAATGGATCCTGGGTCCCAATGAGCTGTACAAGAGAGCTGCCCTTCTTCTGCGGGTTCCGGGACCAGTAGACGAACCAGAAGAACAGAAAACAAACTAAGTCTAGGCTTCTGCTTGCTTATCAATATGTACGTTgaccagaaatcagaaatgaaaGACAATATTATTGTAATAGCACAGTAAGTACAGTGGGAAAGGCAATTTTATTCAAATTATGTTTGCATTGCTAAGCTAAATTCAAAGCATattcaaaaataataaaaaaatgcatttcaaaCAACCACACAGCTGACTTTGTCAATCATTCCTACCAAGGGCTGGGTACCGAACTTGGGTACTTCTGTGGTACCGACTGAAATGATCCAATCCTATCAAGGATTGAAAAATTAATTTTCTTTCCCAAACAGTAAATCTCAGTGTCTGTGAGCTAACAAGCATGCAGTGTACATGTGTGAAGATCTAAAGTCACTGGTGATTGGCTGTCTAATGTAACGCTATATAAATGCCTAAGAAATCGAAAGTGTGGCTCCACAGAGTTCCAGGCTGCAACCATTTAGTCGCATTTTGCAACCATTTGTGGAAACTAAATATTATAACTAGGCGCACCAGTGCGACTTGCAGATGTGCCCCTCATTTATGCCCGAATATGCCCCCCAAATAGCGGCTGACCACACTGTTGTACATTACATGAGTCACCCAGAGAATTGATGTGTATGTttacgcatgtgtgtgtgagagggacCATCAGAACTCGGTCTGATTCACCTTCACTACTGTGGAAGCACTTACAGCGATTGCTTGACCACCAGCACCAGTGCTAACATGCAAGTTATGTGGAAGTACAGTAAAAAAGAGAGAGTCGATGGGTCCCTTGTTTTCCAATTTATTGCCTCGCCTCTAAATAAAGGCCCTGTTCACCCTTCATCTGGCTCTGTCTGGTTCGTGCTTCCCTCCCGACATGATAGCTGTTGCCTCCTTCCTCCTGGGCTGAGGGtcagattcccacccctgttctGTGCGCCTGCagtctgcatgctctccctgtgttatGTAGGTTTCCCCTGgcttctctggtttcctcccacagttcagACCTACAGTTTGGCTAACTGGTATCTCTAAATCATGCCGTATGAGGGATTGTAGTGTTCCCTTTCTCTGTGTTGTCAGGTCCTGGTCTCCCTTCCCTGTTGTCAGTTCTCTCAGTCTTGTCCATGTTGTTATTCCACCTGTCCAGCTTCCTCCCCTTGTGGTCATTGCCCCAGACTCCTTGTTTCCGATTCCCTTAGTCTTGTTGTGGTTTGGGTTTCCTGGCCTATTGTCCCAAGTCCCCAATATAATCTGTCCCAGGTCCCTCGTATTTTGTGCTCTTTCCCGTCTAGGCAGTACCTCCTGTGCCTGGAGTGAATGCctcgggggggggtgctgtcacATCCTGTCTTCCTCAGTCCTGTCCTGTGCcggtttggccagcagaggtCTCCCCTGCTGCCCATCCCATATCCCCACTTATTCACACCTGTCCCTCATGTAGCCCTTGATGATTGTGGTGACTACCCTCACCTGTTTCTGCTTATCCTTAGCCCATTGTGGTAATGTCTTGCACCTGTCTGTAGTCGGTCTTTAGTCTTCAGCGTATATACAGTAAGTGCCCCTACATGCTGTGATCCCCAGACCTGTCATTGTTTACCTGTTACTCATCCGAATTCCCAGTAGGTCCAAGCAGGGACCTACTTACTGCTGTAATCCCTAAATAAAAGGCCCCTTCGGAGGTTTGACCATCTCCACAGCTGTCATTGGGGTTTCTTTGCACCTCCCAGCACTTCAGAACATGCCAGACACTGATGATATTCTTTGTCATTTGCAAaatgtttcatccatccattatctaccaCTTAAccagggtcgggtcgcgggggcagcagtctaagcagggatgcccagacctccctctcaccagccatcTCCTCTAGCCCTACCGGGGGAATACCAAGGcgcagaggtggcaatttcaggtccagaaagtaaaaatccagaccatgatttattttcaaccaaccagatgagtaTTCTGcgattgtgactctttatgctcaactggttggttgaaagtaaatcatggtctggatttttactttctggacctgaaattgccacctctctCTCCATTGTGTCCTGGGTCCATCCCAGGatctcctcctggttggacatgcaCAAAACACCTTCCCAGCAAGGCGTCCAGGAGACATCCTAGATAACTGCTCAAACCCCCCTAACTGACTCCTTTAGATGTAGAGGAGCACCCGAatatctgagctcctcaccaaATCTCTAAAGCTAAGCCCAGGCACCCTGTGAAGGACACTCGTTTCCGCTTCTTGTATCCATGATCTccttctttcggtcactacccaaagcttgtGACCATGCatgagggtaggaacatagatcAACCCCACCCAGATTTGCGAAAACTGCATTTTGTAAACtgataaagttttattttttttcagttttacaaACCAGCTGttatctacaaactagtgggtgGAACTAGCATTACTCTTATAAAGGGAGTCATGGTCATGTTCCATCACCAGAAACAGTGGAACTGTGGTAAACTTCTTTTATATCTCCATCATTTATGAAAATTTATATGTAGAATGTTTGTTACAAGAAAGGTTGGTGATTCTGAGCGTACTCTCATTTGTGATAAAACAGCTGATTGAATGTGGTTGCTTATCTGTTTTATTCCAGGTCCAACAGAGAACCACCACTGTAAAGTATGAAGCTTGTGGTTTTTCTCACCCTGCTGTGTCTGCTGGTGGTCAATGCTCAAGGTGAATCATAGAGCATGTATCACATAGATAATTATCCGTAAAATCATAGATATGTTAGGAATGTAGTACAGTTATTCACCTGGTGTCCTGCAagcta
The sequence above is a segment of the Brienomyrus brachyistius isolate T26 chromosome 12, BBRACH_0.4, whole genome shotgun sequence genome. Coding sequences within it:
- the LOC125705029 gene encoding snaclec alboaggregin-D subunit beta-like, translated to MKLVVFLTLLCLLVVNAQDLQDRQFQPCKNRNYWSWYKVGSYCVKFFNEHLDFNTARKRCQATNTRGELLSVHSPNSNNLVIRLSHNGYYSYSWLGGFLQGASWVWTDGTQFDYSNMARGPDRSGLQCIAIKGNGSWVPMSCTRELPFFCGFRDQ